The Patescibacteria group bacterium nucleotide sequence GATAAGGCGGCCGACATGTTAAACCGAGACTATTTTGATCATACCAGTCCGGACGGTCGCCAGCCCTGGGATTTTATCCAAGCCGAAGATTACCAATACACTTACGCGGGGGAAAACTTAGCTTTAGATTTTCTGGACGCTTCCACAATGTTTCAAGGTTGGATGAGCAGTCCAACCCACCGCGCCAACATACTTTTCCCTGACTACCAGGAAATCGGAGTCGCGACATATTCCAGGGTAACTAACGGTACGATAAAAGTAGTCGCCGTACAAATGTTCGGCAGTCGCAGCGATTTTCTTTCCGTATCACCCGCCCTGATCGATCAGGAAAATACTCCAAATAGATCATTTACCTTAATTGACGGCCAACGATCAGACGTCACCAATGCCGGCTATGTTTCTTCCGCTTTTACTGACTCGGGCCAGCAACTGGAATTGGCTCGTAAAAATAAAAACCTGGCGGCTTTCACCATCTGTTATGGTTCCTACGCCGCTATCGTAATTGGATTAATTGCCTATTTTAGCCGGCGGCGCCTTCTAACCTGCCTACCGCATCATACATCAGCCGGCGACGTGTTGAGCCATCCCGGATTGTAATACCCCAGACAAAAGTAATATTGCCAGCAATACGGCTAATGCCAGGCGATACCAGCCGAACGGTCGCAGTGACCGGTTATTGAGATAGCGCAGGAAAAATCGAATGCAAAAATAACCGCTTACTGCGCTAGCGGCAACACCCAGGGCATACACTAGCCAGTGCTGTCCGAACCCATGTGTCTGTACGACATCAAGGGTTTTTTTGGTTCCGGCACCGAGTGTTATAGGTATAGCCAGTAGAAATGCGAATCGCGCCGCTGCCTCGCGCTTTAACCCGAATGCCAAACCTGTTATAATGGTACTGCCGGAACGGGATATCCCGGGTATCAGGGCAATGGCCTGACCAACACCGATAGCTATAGCCGATCCCGGAGTGACCCGGTCAATATCCTTAGTCTGACGGCTGACTTTCTCCAGCCAAAAGAAGAAGACCGCCCCGATTGCCAGCGCGACTACCACCACCCACAGTGAACGGAAAGTTGTGTCAACATAGGACTCAAAAATCAGACCCAATAACACAGCCGGGATCGTTCCCAAAATCAATAACCAGCCCAAACGCCAATCGGTTCCCCGAGCATCGCGTTTTCCTAATCCAACCGCAATCGCTCTGACATATTTAACGATATCCGACCAGAAATAAAATAGCAGCGCGGCAAACGTTCCGAGATGTAAAATTGCGTCGAATCCTAAATCGTCGGCGATCGGCAAACGCCAGATGGCATGCAGCACGACCAGGTGTCCCGTGCTAGATACCGGTAAAAATTCCGTCACGCCCTGGACGAACCCGTACACGATCGAAAAAATATAGCTCATATTTTCATTATACTATTTATATGCCTCAAATAATTATTACCGCCTTAACGGCTGGGCTGGGAACTCAATTTTTCAAATTTGTCCGCCGGTCGTGGCGCGATAAACGTTTCGAATGGCGCCGACTGAATACTTATGGCGGCATGCCTTCGGCTCATACTGCTTTTGTGTCGTCGCTGACCACAGCTATCGGCATTCAGGAAGGAATCGATTCACCTTCATTCGCCATCGCCTTTATCCTGTCCGGCATCATTGTGCGCGATGCGATCGGATTCCGACGCTACCTGGGAAATCATGGGCACATATTGAACAAGCTGGTTCAGAGCCTCCCTGAACAATTGCGATCGCAATTTCCTCAACGCCTCCAGGAGCGGATTGGACATACCCCAACAGAAGCTATGGTCGGTGGTATTATCGGCATAATCGTGGCTGTGCTTTATTATACGCTTGTTTTCTAATTTGCTCTAGACGGTTGATAAATAGCACCAGTCATTGCGAGCGAGTCGGCGAGCGTGGCAATACCATTATTTGGCATACTATCCTCCGGGGTGCTTCCCCCGAAATGCTGGTTTCGCAATGACGGTAATACTTACTTCTGGCACACCGGACAATAATGGCTGGACCGGCTGCCTTGTTTTATTCTCGTGATTACTCCTCGGCGGCATTTCCGGCAGCGTTCGCCCTCTCGTCCATAAACTTTTAAAAGTTTCTGCATGCCCCCGGGTTGGCCCGTACCACCCCGATAGCTGCGAAAAGTCGTCCCCCTCTGTTTGATAGCCTGTCCTAATATTTTTGGTATGGCTAAATATATAGACTCAATTTTATTCAGACTCAGTGATGCGACACGACGGGAGGGCCTTATTCCGGCGGCAAATAATACTTCGTCGACATAAATATTTCCCAAGCCTACGACATTTGATTGATCGAGCAAAACTGATTTTATCAGTGCCCTGATGTGTCGTTTGGCATACGCTAAAAAATATGGCAATGTAAACTTTTTATCAAAGGGTTCCAAACCGAGTTTCTTTTTCTGGAAAAATGACGCCAGCTCGTGTTCCGGCAGCACTAACATATAACCGAATTGCCGCTGATCATTAAAATACAAATGGCCGCCATTTTGAAATCGTAAAATCACGTGCGAATATTTATTTGGCAGAGCGTCGATTCCACCGACAATCGGGTGACCGCCATACTGTTTGGTTCCCCGGGATGAAACAAACACCAGCTGGCCAGACATTTTTAAATGCACCAGCAATGTTGTTTGATTGTCCAATTCAATCATTATTATCTTGGCTC carries:
- a CDS encoding CAP domain-containing protein, which produces MKVSRFKSVCYLSLAAGIMSLLFLFPGVSRADTLEPSSDIIYLTNRTRLQNGLNALVTNPALTLAAQDKAADMLNRDYFDHTSPDGRQPWDFIQAEDYQYTYAGENLALDFLDASTMFQGWMSSPTHRANILFPDYQEIGVATYSRVTNGTIKVVAVQMFGSRSDFLSVSPALIDQENTPNRSFTLIDGQRSDVTNAGYVSSAFTDSGQQLELARKNKNLAAFTICYGSYAAIVIGLIAYFSRRRLLTCLPHHTSAGDVLSHPGL
- the uppP gene encoding undecaprenyl-diphosphatase UppP, giving the protein MSYIFSIVYGFVQGVTEFLPVSSTGHLVVLHAIWRLPIADDLGFDAILHLGTFAALLFYFWSDIVKYVRAIAVGLGKRDARGTDWRLGWLLILGTIPAVLLGLIFESYVDTTFRSLWVVVVALAIGAVFFFWLEKVSRQTKDIDRVTPGSAIAIGVGQAIALIPGISRSGSTIITGLAFGLKREAAARFAFLLAIPITLGAGTKKTLDVVQTHGFGQHWLVYALGVAASAVSGYFCIRFFLRYLNNRSLRPFGWYRLALAVLLAILLLSGVLQSGMAQHVAG
- a CDS encoding divergent PAP2 family protein, with product MPQIIITALTAGLGTQFFKFVRRSWRDKRFEWRRLNTYGGMPSAHTAFVSSLTTAIGIQEGIDSPSFAIAFILSGIIVRDAIGFRRYLGNHGHILNKLVQSLPEQLRSQFPQRLQERIGHTPTEAMVGGIIGIIVAVLYYTLVF
- the mutM gene encoding bifunctional DNA-formamidopyrimidine glycosylase/DNA-(apurinic or apyrimidinic site) lyase, giving the protein MPELPEVETVVRDLRPLLKKQRIASVDVRLQKIVAMPVRLFVKSLVGRAITNVRRRAKIIMIELDNQTTLLVHLKMSGQLVFVSSRGTKQYGGHPIVGGIDALPNKYSHVILRFQNGGHLYFNDQRQFGYMLVLPEHELASFFQKKKLGLEPFDKKFTLPYFLAYAKRHIRALIKSVLLDQSNVVGLGNIYVDEVLFAAGIRPSRRVASLSLNKIESIYLAIPKILGQAIKQRGTTFRSYRGGTGQPGGMQKLLKVYGREGERCRKCRRGVITRIKQGSRSSHYCPVCQK